The genomic stretch CCGCTCAAATCCAGCAAATCGTGATGAACCTTATCACCAACGCCGCCGAATCCATTCCCGCCGAGCGTGAAGGGACGGTGCGTCTCACCACCCGGCTCGTAGCATGTTCGAAGGAAGACCTTCGCAAGAGCTGTCTTCCCGAGAGCCCGCCACCCGGCGAATACGTCTGTATCGAGGTTGTTGATACCGGCAATGGCATGAGCCCCGAGGCGCAGGAGAGGTTATTCGAGCCTTTCTCTACAACAAAGGCCTCCGGACGCGGACTTGGCATGGCGGCCACCCTCGGTATAGTCCGGGGCCATCGAGGCGCGATCATGGTCGAGAGCGCGCTCGGCACCGGGACCACCATCCGCGTCCTGCTTCCATCGGCCGCCAAGTCGGCGAATGACCTCGATCCCAGGCCGGTCTCCGGCGCGGATGGGTGGCGAGGCCGTGGAACGGTACTCCTGGTGGACGACGAGGAGGCGGTTCGCTCGCTGGCCGCCCGCATGCTCGAACGGATTGGGTTTGACGTGCTGGTCGCGGGCGACGGCGTGGAGGGGGTGGCGCTTTTTCGGGAGCGTTCCGAGGAGATCCGCTGTGTATTGCTCGATTTCAGCATGCCCCGGATGGACGGCGTGCAGGCCAGCCTGGAGTTGCAGCGCGTACGCGAGGACATCCCCATCATCGTGTGCAGCGGTTTCAACCGCCATGAAATGGAGGAGCGCTTCGCGGGTCGCGCCATCGCGGCGTTTCTGCACAAGCCGTTTCGCTACGAGCAAATCCGCCACGCGTTTCAGACGGCGCTGGGTGAGGACTGAGACACCTCAGGCGTGCTGAGAAACCCAGTCGCGATCCCGGACATTCCAGGAGCTGGCCCAGTAGATGAAGGGTGTGTCCAGCGCCGCGATGACGACCTTGAATATGTATTTCGCCACCGCCAGCTCCACGGCGGTCGCGAAATCGAAAAGGCCCCACCATACAATCGTGGAGTAGAGGACCGTATCCACGAGCTGGGAAGTCATGGTGGAAACATTGTTGCGCAGCCAGAGCATCCGCCCCTGGGTCTTGTCCATGAGGTAGTGATAGAGCCATACATCGAGATGCTGGCTGATGAAGTAGGCGAGGAGTGAGCCGAAAACGAAGCGGGGCGAAAAGCCGAAGAGCAGGGCAATGGCTTCATGAACGGACGTGGCAAATTCCCTTTTACCGGGATCCTGGGTGGGTAGAAAGAGCAGGCTCAGGGACATGATGGAGAACACGACCACGCTGGTTGCAAAGCCGATCATTACGGCCCTGTTGGCCTCGCGCTTGCCGTATTTCTCGCTCAGGATGTCCGTCGCGAAGTAGATTCCGGAGTATATGATCATACCCAGGCTGGTCTGCATGCCGAAGACGGTTGTCAGCTTCGGGCCCTGAATGTTCATGAGGATGATATTCATCACGATCACGGCATAGAGACCCTGGCGGCCAAAGAGCCGGTACATTACGAGGGTCATGCTGAGGTCGATGCAGACGGTAACGATCCAGAGCGTATTCTGGTGTTGCGCGAAGAAATCGGCGAGCACTTGCGGTATCAACGGATTCTCCAGGGGGTGGGGTTCAGACGCGAAGGGCTGCGGACGGGGGCTATTTCTCGATCACGAGCGATTCAAATAGTTCATCATTCTGTCCGCGGGCTTCATAGCTGAGGCGCTTTCCGTCGATCGCGATACGGAGATACGACGACTTGCCCTGAAAGTAGGTCTTGATATAGTCCGGGCCCGTTCTGGGCCGACCGCCGCGATGGGCCTGCGCGCAGGCATTGATGTAAATCGTTCCCTCGGCGGGCGATGCCACCTCGTTGCCGTCCCGTAAGGGTGCGGTGCGCATGTAATCATGAATATGGCCCTGGAAGACCATGTCGACGTGGTGGCGGTCGAAGACGGGAATCAAGGCGGCGCGCAGCGCTTCATACTCGTGATAGAGCACCGGGTTGTACATGGTGAAATGGTGCACCGCAAACTTCCATGTGGCGTCGCTCTCTGCCAGTACTTTGTCGGCCCAGGCGGCCTGCACCTCGGCCTCGGTGCCCACGTCCATCATCAGGAAGAGGGCGTTGCCGTAGCGAAAGCTATAGTTTGCCTCCGGCACCGCGCCTTCGGGGCCGTTTCTTGGATACTCGAACAAAGCCAGCGGCAATGCAACGCCCAGCCCGTCCTGATTGTCGTGATTACCCAGGGTGAACATGAGCGGTTTGCGTTCATACACGCCCTGTCCAAAGCCGATCTGCATATCCCACTGATCGCGATAGAGGCCATAGCTCACCACATCGCCGGGAATAACAAAAAAGGCCATTTCGGGCGTGAGGCGAAAGGCGGCCTGCAGCGTCTTGCCCGCTTCTTCCGTCGCGTGGGTATCGGAGCCCACGCCGAAGATGAAGGGGGCATCATCTTCGGGCGCGGTCGTAAATTGAAAGACCTCGCTCCAGACCTCCGCACCGGGATCGCCCACGCGATAGTCATAGGCTGTCGCCGGTGTCAGCCCCCGCAGCACCGCCGTGAAATGGTTTGAATAGCGGTCGTTCGCGAGCAGTCGATCCTGGAGCGTCTCCATGGCGGCGTCCGCCTCCAGCCACGCATCGGCCCCGGGCAGTCGATACTGAACGCGTCCCGACTTCAATTCCGTGCTCGTCCGCCACTGGACCGTCTGGGTCGTGGCCGCATCTTCGCTCCAGGTCAAGACGATCTGGTCGGGCGTTGCGGAAGAAGGGTGGGGCGTCTCCCGAAAGGCGCCGAGCAAATGGGCTTCCCGGGCACGACCGCGGAAAGTTCCCAGCAGGGTCTGGCCTTTGAGTTCGTCGGGTAACTCGGTAATCACCAGGCTTGTCCAGTCGCGGTAGGTCATCGCGCCGTTGGTCATGGTGGTCACGGCCTCGGCCGGAAAGAGGTTCGTGATGGAGAGCGAAGCGCCGGGCGTTTGCGGCGCCACACTCACGAAATATACGGGCCGGTGCCAGTCAAAGCCATTGATGCCCAGGCCCACGTGCCCCGCATCGAACTTCTTCTGCCACACCTCGTAGGTGTACTCCTCATTCTTCACCGTCATCGCGGTCTTCTGGAACCCGGCCGTCTCCAGCCAGAAGGGAACCACCTCCTGCTCGATATGCCGCATGACGCTGACCACCACCGGCACGTTCACGTCGAAGTGCCAGTACTTCTCCGAGAGGATGGCTTTCTCCTCGTCGCTTAGGGTGGTGAGAATCGCCTCGTTCGTCAGCGCCGCGCGCTCCGCTTGCGTCATATCCGCATAGTAGCGCGTCACCACGCCGTCCATCACCTCGGCCACGGTGGATTGTCCGTGGGCGGTGGGGGAGAGGAAAACAAGGGCCAGCGAGAAAAGTGCGAGCGTCAGTTGGAAGACGGGACGACGTATCATTGGGTCTACTCCTGCGAGAAAAGTACTGTCCACGCCAACGATAGCCGATTCAGGGTTGCCGATCAAAAATACCCTGTCCCCTGGGACGTACCGCCGCAAGCGCACCACCTGCGAGCGAGGCAATATTTTCGCCATCAATCCCACATAACCCGGCCGAGTAAGTGAAGTGGAGTAGTTTTCGCAAGTTTGCTTTGCTTGACCTGATGCATGGTGACCACGGAGTTCACGGAGGCACGGAGAAAACAACATGGGTGAGGGCAACGCGAGAGACCTTCTCGAACGTAAGCGTGTGTGAATTTGGGGGCCATGGCCTCTCAAACTCCTCGTCTTCTCCGCGCCTCCGTGTTTCCGTGGTCCAGATCTCTGCTTGCGGCCTCCCAAATGCATTTGCTATAACGCCAGCCAGACTAAACGCTTCGAAGGAGCCCGCCATGAAAACTCTGAGCCGTATTACCACCCTGAGCCTGACCCTTTGTACCATGTCCCTGGGAGCCTTCGCGGCGGATTCGGTCGCACCCTTCCTGGGCCGCTGGGCCCTCACAATCCCCGGTGGCGGTGCGGGCTGGCTCGAGATTACCCAGCAGGACGGCTACCTCGACGGCAGCATACTCTGGGGCGGCGGTAGCGTGGTTCCCGTGGAGAGCGTGTACCTGGACGGAGACGCTCTCATCGTAACCCGGTTGAACACGGTCGAGCGCAAAGACGCCGCCGGTACTGTCGTGCGCACGCAGAACTTCACCGAGACCATCTCCGCAACCGTGAGCGGCGATGCGCTCGATCTAAAGCACGAGAAAGTGAATACCAGCGGCATCGGCGCCGAGCGCGCGCCCTTCACCGGCAAGCGCATCCCCGATTTGCCCCCGGCGCCCGATCTTTCCAAAGTGAAATTTGGCAAGCCGCAAACGCTCTTCAACGGCAAGGATCTGGGGGGCTGGCGACTCACCGAGGCATCCGCCGCAAACGGCTGGAGCGCGATCGACGGAATTCTGATCAATGACCCGGTCCAGGAAGAAGGCAAGGCGAAGAAGCACTACGGCAACCTTCGCACGGAATCGGAGTACGAGGACTTCAATCTCACCCTCGAAGTA from Candidatus Hydrogenedentota bacterium encodes the following:
- a CDS encoding DUF1080 domain-containing protein, with amino-acid sequence MKTLSRITTLSLTLCTMSLGAFAADSVAPFLGRWALTIPGGGAGWLEITQQDGYLDGSILWGGGSVVPVESVYLDGDALIVTRLNTVERKDAAGTVVRTQNFTETISATVSGDALDLKHEKVNTSGIGAERAPFTGKRIPDLPPAPDLSKVKFGKPQTLFNGKDLGGWRLTEASAANGWSAIDGILINDPVQEEGKAKKHYGNLRTESEYEDFNLTLEVNVVPDGNSGVYLRGIYEVQVMDSFGMEIDPHHMGGIYSRIAPLAAVEKPAGEWQTMDITLVDRHVTVKLNGTLIIDNQPLQGCTGGALWSDESRPGPIYLQGDHAGVKYRNIVLRPVVK
- a CDS encoding queuosine precursor transporter, whose product is MTLVMYRLFGRQGLYAVIVMNIILMNIQGPKLTTVFGMQTSLGMIIYSGIYFATDILSEKYGKREANRAVMIGFATSVVVFSIMSLSLLFLPTQDPGKREFATSVHEAIALLFGFSPRFVFGSLLAYFISQHLDVWLYHYLMDKTQGRMLWLRNNVSTMTSQLVDTVLYSTIVWWGLFDFATAVELAVAKYIFKVVIAALDTPFIYWASSWNVRDRDWVSQHA
- a CDS encoding metallophosphoesterase family protein — encoded protein: MIRRPVFQLTLALFSLALVFLSPTAHGQSTVAEVMDGVVTRYYADMTQAERAALTNEAILTTLSDEEKAILSEKYWHFDVNVPVVVSVMRHIEQEVVPFWLETAGFQKTAMTVKNEEYTYEVWQKKFDAGHVGLGINGFDWHRPVYFVSVAPQTPGASLSITNLFPAEAVTTMTNGAMTYRDWTSLVITELPDELKGQTLLGTFRGRAREAHLLGAFRETPHPSSATPDQIVLTWSEDAATTQTVQWRTSTELKSGRVQYRLPGADAWLEADAAMETLQDRLLANDRYSNHFTAVLRGLTPATAYDYRVGDPGAEVWSEVFQFTTAPEDDAPFIFGVGSDTHATEEAGKTLQAAFRLTPEMAFFVIPGDVVSYGLYRDQWDMQIGFGQGVYERKPLMFTLGNHDNQDGLGVALPLALFEYPRNGPEGAVPEANYSFRYGNALFLMMDVGTEAEVQAAWADKVLAESDATWKFAVHHFTMYNPVLYHEYEALRAALIPVFDRHHVDMVFQGHIHDYMRTAPLRDGNEVASPAEGTIYINACAQAHRGGRPRTGPDYIKTYFQGKSSYLRIAIDGKRLSYEARGQNDELFESLVIEK